A single Leptolyngbya sp. 'hensonii' DNA region contains:
- a CDS encoding phycobilisome rod-core linker polypeptide has protein sequence MASSIGLELWPASSLEEVQTIIRAVYKQVLGNPHVMDSERLVAAESQLCDRSITVREFVRIVAKSDFYRSRYFESCAPYRFVELNFLHLLGRAPQDQREVSEHIVRCVAEGYEAEIDSYIDSVEYQAAFGENVVPYYRGRASEANPKQVGYNRMFVLDRGAAQIDSAVKSSQLVYAVASNSANTIKPSSATVIGSGTEKRFKIVVAGSKFDSPRRISSTEYIVPASKMTPQIQRINRTSGKIVSITEIA, from the coding sequence ATGGCATCCTCTATTGGTCTTGAGTTATGGCCCGCTAGCAGTTTGGAAGAAGTTCAGACCATTATTCGGGCAGTTTATAAGCAAGTTTTAGGCAACCCCCACGTCATGGATAGTGAGCGTCTGGTGGCTGCAGAGTCCCAACTGTGCGATCGCTCCATTACCGTGCGTGAGTTTGTCCGCATCGTAGCCAAGTCTGATTTCTATCGGTCTCGCTATTTCGAGTCCTGTGCTCCCTATCGCTTTGTGGAACTGAACTTCCTGCACTTGCTAGGACGGGCTCCCCAGGATCAGCGGGAAGTGTCTGAGCACATTGTTCGCTGCGTTGCTGAAGGCTACGAGGCAGAGATCGATTCTTACATCGATAGCGTCGAGTACCAGGCTGCTTTCGGTGAGAACGTCGTTCCTTACTATCGGGGCAGAGCCAGCGAAGCCAACCCCAAACAGGTGGGTTACAATCGCATGTTTGTCCTCGATCGAGGTGCAGCACAAATCGACAGTGCCGTGAAATCTTCCCAGTTGGTCTACGCTGTAGCCAGCAACTCGGCCAACACCATTAAGCCCTCTTCGGCCACGGTGATTGGTTCAGGGACGGAAAAGCGTTTCAAGATTGTGGTGGCTGGCTCCAAATTCGACAGCCCTCGTCGCATCAGCTCAACCGAGTACATCGTTCCTGCCAGTAAAATGACTCCGCAAATTCAACGGATTAATCGGACCTCTGGCAAGATTGTCAGCATTACTGAAATTGCTTAG